The Oncorhynchus kisutch isolate 150728-3 linkage group LG8, Okis_V2, whole genome shotgun sequence DNA segment GTCCAGTTTACTTTACACACGTGTCAACTCTTTTCTGTATGACTGAGTAAACAAAGAGTTGCAACGCAAGCCATTTAATATGAATATACAGCTAGTAAATATGAGAAATAGTGCCCGAGCCAAAACTTAAGTTACACACACCCAATATTAACTTTCACATAAATCATGCACTGCTGTCAATGAAAGTAGTAGTTTGAATTCTCTAGGACGGCTCATTGGAGACATTGCCACTAACCTGCCCCCCACACTGTTGGCAGGCAGCGAGGTTCTGGTTCTCTTCCTATTGTCTGAGGCATCAGGCCCACTAGACTGCAGGAGAATCCTGAAGCAGACACACAACTCACACTTTAATGGTGATGCTCAATGTCCTCAACGGGCATGTATATAAaaagtgagtgtgtgagacatTCAGGATGTGTTTAAGTACCTTAAAGACTGCGATGAGGACCTGGTGTGAATCTTGTTCTCTTCTTGTCTgtaaataaacacaaacacacacaatatttcAACACCAACAGCAAGCGAGGGGGAAAGACAGGAGGAGATGCCAAGACtgaaggtgggagggagagagcaaaCAGGCAGCAACTGCAGAATATTACAGAATTCTAAGATCATTGATCCATGTACATTTCATTATTCTTGTAATGCAATGGACCCTCATTCATTAACCTAAGGCTCTGAGATTCAAATTAGTTATCCCCAACTTTAAAAGTTTGACGCAAAGCGAGTGGAATGTGAGGCAATAATAGCATTGTTGTTTGCTCAGGTTCTGGAGGCCTGAGAGGTAAAATATTAGCTAGTTGATTTATTAGGGCACTTAATTATTAATTTGATATATATCTCCTTTGATAAATTAATTGAAGTGCAACATTTAGTGTTGTGTGTAAGGGATTTGCATTGGCTTTGCAGTGAAGGGAACGATTATTCCAAAACAGAGATTCAAGGAGTGAAATGTAAAGGCTATGGTTATTACTTGTCATAATTAAAGTTAAACCTCAGGACAACCATTGTCAGCCAAGGAGGACAAAGCGTTAAAAATAACAGACCATCGAAACGTGATTCCTGCACTCCTCATTTTCAAAAATATAAACTTCCTTTGCAGCCAGGGGGTGACAAACGTGTAGCCGGTTTAGAAGTGTAAAGTTAGGTGAGGATGGTGGGCGGGAGACAGGGCCAGGCACATAAACTGGTGTTGAGGAGGGGGTAAATAAAGGAAGGGATACACTTACAGCATTCTCAGTTAGACTCCGGAAGGGGGAAGGGTTTGGGGGACAGACTGGCAGGAGAGCTCAGTGAAATCCTAACCCGTCTATACAGAAATGCAGGATGGAAGAAGGGAAGCCATACACAATCCACCACAGGGCAAGGCTACACAGGGACGAGAGCAGCATGGCTGCCAACCATCTAAGAGGGGGAAAACATCCAACAAACAGAACAGAAACAAAAAcatgacagagagaaaggaaggatagacagagagaatctCACGTTTTCTCCTCCCCCATCAGGAGTCCTACACATCCACTAGCCTGGGTGGCAGACCCTTTCTACTAAAGCCATCTGGTTGTCTTGCTTGACAAAAGTAAGAAAGTGGTATTATTACATGCTGAAACTGTTAGGCACCCAGGCTACATATTCACTAGCAGAACCAGGCTAACAAGTAAAGCCTTTTCACATTACACCACAGCAGAAATGGGTACCTGCAAGGTTTTCACTAACTACTCAAGTCTCACCTAAGTTCTGGCATTGATTTGAGACAACTTGTTTTCCACAGCATGCTAAAAGTGTTTCCCAAACGGTGGACTGGGCCTTTGACCCTATGCAGTGATAATAGCACCTTTCAGAGTCTACCATCTTCTATAATTGCAGAGGTATAGGCCTAAGAGTGGTTTAAAAATGGGGAAACATGAAAGCTTGCTTCTAGTTCTGTAAGACTGAATTCAAAGACACAACGCATATATAGGCCTAGTCATagcttcatacacacacacagttgaagtcagaagtttacacacaccgtagccaaatatatttaaaaactcagtttcacaattccagacatttaatcctagcaaaaattccctgtcttaggtcagttaggattaccacctattttaagaacgtgaaatgtcagaacagtagagagaatgatttatttcagcttttttttctttcatcacattcccagtgggtcagaagtttacatacactcaattagtatttggtagcattgcctttacattgtttaacttgggtcaaacatttcaggtagccttccacaataaattgggtgcattttggcccattcctcctgacagagctggtgtaactgagtcaggtttgtgggcctccttgctcgcatatgctttttcagttctgcccacaaattttctataggattaaggtcagggctttgtgatggccactccaataccttgactttgttctccttaagccattttgccacaactttggaagtatgcctggggtcattgtccatttggaagacccatttgtgaccaagctttaacttcctgactaatctcttgagatgttgcttcaatatatccacatcattttccttgctcatgatgccatctattttgtgaagtgcaccagtccctcctgcagcaaagcacccccacaacatcatggttgggatggtgttcttcagcttgcaagcctccccctttttcctccaaacataacgatggtcattatggccaaacagttctatttttgtttcagcaaaccagaggacatttctccaaaaagtacgatttttgtccccatgtgcagttgcaaactgtggtCTGGCATTTTTAATGGCAGtattggagtagtggcttcttcattgatgagtggcctttcaggttatgtcgatataggactcgttttactgtggatatagatacttttgtacccgtttcctccagcatcttcacaaggtcctttgctgttgttctgggattgatttgcacttttcgcaccaaagtacgttcatctctaggagacataacgAGTCTCCCTcccgagcggtatgacggctgcgtggtcccatggcgttTATACTTCCGTACCTTGAAAGGCACAgtcaccttagtgtatgtaaacttctgacccactggaattgtcacagtgaattgtaagtgaaataatctgtcggtaaacaattgttggaaaaattacttgtgccgtgcacaaagtagatgtcctaaccaacttgccaaaactatgggcacaaacccaccgttgctggaccataCAGGACTGAcagaaagtgctcttcactgatgagtcgcggttttgtctcaccaggggtgatggtcggattcgcgtttatcgtcaatggaatgagtgttacaccgaggcctgtactccggagcaggatcgatttggaggtggagggtctgtcatggtgtggggcggtgtgtcacagcatcatcggactgagcttgttgtcattgcagacaatctcaacgctgtgctttacagggaagacaacctccagcatgacaatgcaccagccatactgctctttctgtgcgtgatttcctgcaagatagAAATGTCAGCCCGGCTCTcaaacccattgagcacgtctgggacctgtttgatcggagggtgagggctagggccatttcccccagaaatgtctgggaacttgcaggtgccttggtggtagagtggggtaacatctcacagcaaaactggcaaatctggtacagtccatgaggaggagatgcactgcagtacttaatgcagctggtggccacaccagatactgactgttacttttgattttgaacccctcccctttgttcagggacatattattcaatttctgttagtcacatgtctgtgaaacttgttcagtttatgtctcagttgttgaatcttgttatgttcatacaaatatttacacgttacgtttgctgaaaataaacgcagttgacagtgaggacgtttctttttttgctgagatatATATAGGCCTACACACCTGAAGAATGGCTTCACAATATGTGTGTGAATACAAATcacctaaaaaaaatatatattaaagtaAGAAATAAAAATCTGCCAAATGTTGTCCCACAGAGAACACCAAGGGCATGTCACAATCACATGTAGGCTACTCTCATAAGTCTGTAAAGGTGCCTGTGGCAGATAGTGGTCAATTAAGGATATAAATTGAGACTTACTGGCAATAAGAGCAATATAATTCCAAAGACAAGAGTACAAGGTACAGAAGTAGCCTATGGTGCTCGAACCTTTACTACCACAAGAGTCCGAGGGATTCTTCCAAGACAGATGTGAGCTTGGTTCAATAGAGGACTTTTAAGCAGGAGGAAGCAAGGCTTGAACAGTACACAGGCAGTACCCAGTCacaaacacaatggaaaaatatACATTTGCAGCATTTTATATTCAACCCGGCCCAACACTTAATACATATTACACACAAAGAATACAGAGGCCATGCATGTCAAAGGTTAAATCATGCTTTAAGTCGTGCATTGGTAAAAAAACAGATCACACGTGCCCACAGTCAATGTTGCATTGTGCATTTTAGTCCCTTGAACAGAGGGGGAAAAATAAATAGGTAGCTAGATTATGATTCAGTTTATTAGGAGTTTAAGGTTTGGCCTGCGATTCACAGCATCTCAGAGCATATTGGTGTATCCATGATGGAGAAACCACATTCTGTCTCACATCAATAGTACAAGTAGTCCTACAGTGGATTCTCACCCTTGCTAGCCTGTGCAGATCAAAGCAGCACGTGCCAGAACAGGTGACCAAAATCATTAATCACATTATGCATCCATCCACTGCCTATCTTATCTTACTGCGGTCACCCAAAAGCCACACATCCATTGGCATGGCACAATTTATACAGGAAGAGGAAGCTAGTCAGACAGGTAGTGACATGCACTTACCTCCATTATACAAaacctcacttcctctctctctctctctgtgttttttcccccctctgtctctctgctacattttaaaatgtagacACTCCAGACAGCACTCTGGCCACACGATGCCTAAGAGGCTCCAGCAATGTACTACCGCTTGCCTGCCACGGGATAACAAAACCCATAGCCATAGGTGTACACAGTTGCCTGCAAACTGTCCATGTTGGCACCAAATGTTCCACAACAATAACATTCTCATTTGGATTCTCATTGGATGTGCCAACATGGGACCCTTTAAAATAGCAAATATGGCACTCATTAAAATAGTAAAGTATGCCTAGCCCACATGGGCTAGGCATACTTTACTAGGCATACTTTGAATGACTACTTTCAGTCATTCAACATAGCCAGTATAAATCAACAATCAATTCGTGTTAGGATCCTGAGTAGCAGCTACATGATATGGTTCTGAGGCAGTCAGTGGAAAATAAGCCATGATTACTAGACCAAATACATGGCACAAACAGAACAATCTGACTGTTATATTAAGGTAATTAAAGCTGTAAAACTAAGCTAAACTCCATTCAACCCAAACCTGTATAGAAACCCATAGTAGATGGGTATAATGGGCCAGCTATCTTGAGGCAAAAATCAAATACTTGTCACCCAAGAATGCATGGTGGGGCATGAAATGACCTGAAAGAAGGACACCCTACAACAATATCAAAGGATCTCAAGTCATAATCCAGATGAAACCTCAACTTCCTCTAATCATCTAAATGACTTGGATAAACTGACTACACAGGCtgctcctacccccccccccccaaaaaaaaacaagtCAGTGTGATGCATGGTGGGAGTTGTAGGCAGATCGGAGACTTACGAAAGGGAACCTGTGGTTGTTCTCGCCTGCCTCTTGCTCTTCAGGGCTCGCAGTTTATCACCCTGGGTGATGCCATTCCTCTCCTCATCGTCACTATACTGAGGAAGATAGAAGAGGGAGACAAACATTCAAAGAATgtgtaaaaaaagaaaaggtGATGAATACATTTGCTTACCATTCCCTCCCTTCTTTATGTGAAGGTATATTCAATTTCTGCATATCAAAAAGGAAAGGATTTCCAAAATTCTCACCAGTTCTGCCTCTTCCTTTTTGGACATCCTGCTTTTATTGCTGCCGTTGATAGTGATGTCATCAACCCCCGACAGGATTCTGGTGACGGCCAGCTTGCCGTTCTCCTGTTCGTTCATCTTCTCCCGGAAAACATCTCCCTCCGACCACAAGCTGATCTGCTTACTGCAGCATCGTGAGAGAAAACAGCAATCAAGTTGTACATCTCCCTACAAACAAATTGGTTACCGATCAACAATTGACACTCAACTCAATCAAAGAGCTCCCAGAACTGAAACACTTGAGTTGAATCTGGCGCGTTAGTGCCGGGTTGGAACAAAAGCATGCCTGTGGCTCCCCAGGACTAGAGCTGGTGACCACTGATCTATACAGTAAAATACGTCACAACAATGGATTGAATCTAGATCAAAATCAGACACATACTCTTCCACAAAGTTTTGTTGTGGTCCGATGACTGATCCTGGCCGGCAGATCCTCATCCAGGCGATGGCCTCAGGCGCAGTCAGGCGGTAGTGCTTCATCATGTAACAGCCTATCAGAGTGCCTGTTCGACCCAGACCCGCTGAAAAATGTCGGCATTGGTTAAATACATAGTTATTGATCAGACTTTTGGTGCAAATCTTTCCCATTCGTTTGGGACAGAGGCCTACACATTTTTTGGGAAATATGGCCTCCACTCAACTCCAGATGGTATTAAAGGACAACATAATGAGGTCTTGTACCTTTGCAGTGAACAGCGATAGCTCCATCTGCATTCTCACAGATGTTGAGGAACTTCCTGACGATGGCGTCATTTGGCGTGCTTCCGTCCACGAAGAAGAGGTCGTGGTGCTCGAAGCCCATGTCAGTGAAGCGCTTGGCATCGTACATCTTCTTGTTGAGACGGACGATGGCTGTGATGTTGTGTTTCCTGAAATAAGGAAAGTAGGCCTCGGGGGCATGGAGAGGGTAACCTGGAGAGAGAACAAGGGTTTTGTAGAAAGATGtgattgaaaaaaatatatacatacaaaaaAACTGTGGACACCTGAAGTAACATATTTGTGCACAGATGTGTAGCTGAAGTGTACGCACAGGGTATACTTGTAAAACAAACAATTATTTGATTACGGTCTGTGACTGAAATATTGCATG contains these protein-coding regions:
- the LOC109896152 gene encoding dual specificity protein phosphatase CDC14A isoform X10, producing MTEDNVTSKSIEIVKDQLYFAILQQKIKSTADRHFFCIDEELSYENFYADFGPLNLAMFYRFCCKLTKKLKSFTLAKKKIVFYTCGDNKKQANAAYLIGSYAVMHLQKTPEEAYSLLVSRNSTYLSFRDASFGTCMYNLNILDCLRAIYKALQFGWLDFSQFDVEEYEHYERAENGDFNWIIPGKFLAFSGPHPKSKIENGYPLHAPEAYFPYFRKHNITAIVRLNKKMYDAKRFTDMGFEHHDLFFVDGSTPNDAIVRKFLNICENADGAIAVHCKAGLGRTGTLIGCYMMKHYRLTAPEAIAWMRICRPGSVIGPQQNFVEDKQISLWSEGDVFREKMNEQENGKLAVTRILSGVDDITINGSNKSRMSKKEEAELYSDDEERNGITQGDKLRALKSKRQARTTTGSLSQEENKIHTRSSSQSLRILLQSSGPDASDNRKRTRTSLPANSVGGSRRTVSRGRKTRCSLQSMRFTRLCHSIPKARAPLLR